A single genomic interval of Polyangium spumosum harbors:
- a CDS encoding cellulose synthase family protein: protein MLHTMLVVLYFAVLLALSSYGLHRLHLVFLCLRHRREIERAKQMPEVAEEDLPRVTIQLPLFNESTVAARLLDSTARMDYPADKLEIQVLDDSTDETQALVRAHVDRLRERGVDAVYLHRTNRVGYKAGALDEGLKVAKGDLIAIFDADFIPQPSFVRSIVGHFQDPKIGMVQTRWGHLNRDHSVLTKVQALMLDGHHLVENRARYGADLLFNFSGTGGMWRKNAIHEAGGWQHDTLTEDLDLSYRAQLAGWKFVYREDVVSPSELPEDVSALRAQQYRWAKGTVQTARKLLKRVLSSDISFSQRLEAFFHLTPHFAYPLLVTLSVLLLPALVLMPATDTLTMLIVDLPLCVATTGSLAAFYMLAEAAQGRSRLNALTRLPMLIALGTGLAPHLSKAVFEGLRHMAGEFVRTPKQGVNKGRYRARADLPLLETGLCLLSFGATVASIQTGHYFATPFAALFTIGYGYVAMLVAHEQATRRREAAPSLLAASSERPSEPTAAAEQPVGKLAA from the coding sequence ATGCTCCACACGATGCTCGTCGTCCTGTACTTCGCCGTCCTCCTCGCTCTCAGCTCCTACGGCCTGCACCGGCTGCACCTCGTGTTCCTGTGCTTGCGGCATCGCCGCGAGATCGAGCGCGCGAAGCAGATGCCCGAGGTGGCCGAAGAAGACCTGCCGCGCGTGACGATCCAGCTCCCGCTCTTCAACGAGTCCACCGTGGCCGCGCGCCTGCTCGACTCGACCGCGCGTATGGATTACCCGGCGGACAAGCTGGAGATCCAGGTGCTCGACGACTCGACCGACGAGACGCAGGCGCTCGTCCGCGCGCACGTCGACCGCCTGCGCGAGCGCGGCGTCGACGCCGTGTACCTGCACCGGACGAACCGCGTCGGCTACAAGGCGGGCGCGCTCGACGAGGGCCTCAAGGTCGCCAAGGGTGACCTCATCGCCATCTTCGACGCGGACTTCATCCCGCAGCCCTCGTTCGTCCGCAGCATCGTGGGTCACTTCCAGGACCCGAAGATCGGCATGGTGCAGACCCGCTGGGGCCACCTGAACCGCGACCACTCGGTGCTCACGAAGGTGCAGGCGCTCATGCTCGACGGCCACCACCTCGTCGAGAACCGCGCGCGGTACGGCGCCGACCTGCTCTTCAACTTCTCCGGCACCGGCGGCATGTGGCGCAAGAACGCGATCCACGAGGCCGGCGGCTGGCAGCACGACACGCTCACCGAGGACCTCGACCTCTCGTACCGCGCGCAGCTCGCGGGCTGGAAGTTCGTCTACCGCGAGGACGTGGTCTCGCCGTCGGAGCTGCCCGAGGACGTCTCGGCGCTCCGCGCGCAGCAGTACCGCTGGGCCAAGGGCACGGTGCAGACGGCCCGCAAGCTCCTCAAGCGCGTGCTCTCGTCGGACATCAGCTTCTCGCAGCGCCTCGAGGCGTTTTTCCACCTCACGCCGCACTTCGCGTATCCGCTGCTCGTGACCCTGAGCGTCCTGCTCCTGCCCGCGCTCGTGCTCATGCCGGCCACGGACACGCTCACGATGCTCATCGTCGACCTGCCGCTCTGCGTGGCCACGACGGGCTCGCTCGCGGCCTTCTACATGCTCGCCGAGGCGGCCCAGGGCCGGAGCCGCCTCAACGCGCTCACGCGCCTGCCGATGCTCATCGCCCTCGGCACGGGCCTCGCGCCGCACCTTTCGAAGGCGGTCTTCGAGGGCCTGCGCCACATGGCCGGTGAGTTCGTCCGGACGCCCAAGCAGGGCGTCAACAAGGGCCGTTACCGCGCCCGCGCCGACCTGCCGCTGCTCGAGACGGGCCTCTGCCTGCTCTCCTTCGGCGCGACGGTCGCCTCGATCCAGACGGGCCACTACTTCGCCACGCCCTTCGCGGCGCTCTTCACGATCGGCTACGGCTACGTGGCCATGCTCGTGGCGCACGAGCAGGCGACGCGCCGCCGTGAGGCCGCGCCCTCGCTCCTCGCCGCGTCGAGCGAGCGCCCCAGCGAGCCCACGGCCGCCGCCGAGCAGCCCGTCGGCAAGCTCGCCGCCTGA
- a CDS encoding integration host factor subunit alpha: protein MTKAEIVQAVYGRLGGFSKKESADLVDLVFETMKETLGRGEKIKISGFGNFVLRDKRQRQGRNPQTGDPIVITERRVLSFKASQILKHALNQRASGSNGAAASAVAEE from the coding sequence ATGACCAAGGCCGAAATCGTACAAGCCGTCTATGGCCGGCTCGGGGGGTTCTCGAAGAAGGAGTCTGCGGACCTCGTCGATCTCGTCTTCGAGACGATGAAGGAGACCCTCGGCCGCGGCGAGAAGATCAAGATCTCGGGCTTCGGCAATTTCGTCCTGCGCGACAAACGTCAGCGTCAGGGCCGGAATCCGCAGACGGGCGATCCGATCGTGATCACCGAGCGCCGCGTCCTCTCCTTCAAGGCGAGCCAGATCCTGAAGCACGCGCTCAACCAGCGCGCCTCCGGGAGCAACGGCGCCGCGGCGTCCGCCGTCGCGGAGGAGTGA
- a CDS encoding MerR family transcriptional regulator: protein MSGRRELPAKLYYRIGEVAGIVGVETHVLRYWESEFRSIRPQKSAKGQRVYSRRDVETLLKVKDLLYAHRFTIAGARRKLREGGIEPPGEDDPSVEQARRMREALLDIRSELVAMMRELDEPKAAAKKS, encoded by the coding sequence TTGTCCGGGCGTCGAGAGCTTCCCGCGAAGCTCTACTACCGCATCGGAGAGGTCGCCGGGATCGTCGGCGTCGAGACGCACGTGCTCCGTTACTGGGAGAGCGAGTTCCGCTCCATCCGGCCGCAGAAGTCCGCCAAAGGGCAACGCGTCTACTCGCGTCGCGACGTGGAGACGTTGCTCAAGGTGAAGGACCTGCTCTACGCGCACCGCTTCACGATCGCGGGCGCGCGCCGCAAGCTGCGCGAGGGCGGCATCGAGCCGCCCGGCGAGGACGATCCGAGCGTGGAGCAGGCGCGCAGGATGCGCGAGGCGCTGCTCGACATCCGAAGCGAGCTCGTCGCGATGATGCGTGAGCTCGACGAGCCCAAGGCCGCGGCGAAGAAGAGCTAG
- a CDS encoding single-stranded DNA-binding protein has translation MAEGFNRVMLLGNLGADPELRFTQGGQAVLNLRLATTESYLDKDKVRRERTDWHNVVVWGKRGEALAKILGKGSSLFVEGSLRTSSYDDRDGNKRYKTEVIANNVILAGRGRGAPAGDDTGPPADFGGPPARGGGGDYGDFGGGGGAPRGGGGGGGYGGGAPRGGGGGGGGAPRGGGGGGGGGRPAPDPGPPPDDFGYDGGDDIPF, from the coding sequence ATGGCGGAAGGCTTCAATCGCGTCATGTTGCTCGGAAATCTGGGCGCGGATCCCGAGCTCCGGTTCACCCAGGGTGGCCAGGCCGTGCTCAACCTCCGCCTCGCCACGACCGAGAGTTACCTCGACAAGGACAAGGTCCGCCGCGAGCGCACCGACTGGCACAACGTCGTCGTGTGGGGCAAGCGCGGCGAGGCGCTCGCGAAGATCCTCGGCAAAGGCTCGTCCTTGTTCGTCGAGGGCTCGCTCCGCACGTCGAGCTACGACGATCGCGACGGCAACAAGCGCTACAAGACCGAGGTCATCGCGAACAACGTGATCCTCGCCGGCCGCGGTCGCGGCGCGCCCGCAGGCGACGACACGGGCCCGCCCGCCGACTTCGGCGGCCCGCCCGCGCGCGGCGGCGGCGGCGATTACGGCGACTTCGGCGGCGGCGGCGGCGCTCCACGTGGCGGCGGCGGCGGTGGCGGCTACGGCGGCGGCGCCCCGCGCGGCGGCGGCGGTGGTGGCGGCGGCGCTCCACGTGGCGGCGGTGGTGGTGGCGGCGGTGGCCGGCCTGCGCCGGATCCCGGACCTCCGCCGGACGACTTCGGCTACGACGGCGGCGACGACATCCCGTTCTGA
- the mgtE gene encoding magnesium transporter, with product MMRVAVAMLPEVRELLAEDPAQIGALLEEIHDEDLADLIGMLEEHEAALILKTLKPEEAAPIFERLDEDRQEALVEELGVEDAAPIVSEMSADERTDLIENLPEEVGDKLLERVEKFDPEAAAEVEELAKWPEDSAGGLMTTDYVSVPPSITVAEAIERIREASGDAETIYYVYVLSDDERLLGIVSLRDLLLATSTDRITDVMTENIFALSPETDQEEVARKMAKYDFAAMPVVGPDRKLLGVITVDDVMDVLTEEQTEDMQRLAAVEPIEEGYFQTSFWTFIQKRAPWLAALLVSEFITGTVMRHYDAIIEAVSKLAYYVPMLISTGGNTGSQSSSLIIRGLAVGDVKPMDWKRVFVREAGQGLVLGLMLAIIGMTRIYLWGDGLPLMFTVGFTLLFIVIMGCTVGSMLPLLLRKLGLDPATSSTPFIATLIDVLGILIYLNVAKLLLAEVIAKAATGSH from the coding sequence ATGATGCGAGTCGCCGTCGCGATGCTGCCCGAGGTGCGAGAGCTCCTCGCCGAAGATCCCGCGCAGATCGGCGCCTTGCTCGAGGAGATCCACGACGAGGACCTCGCCGACCTCATCGGCATGCTCGAGGAGCACGAGGCGGCCCTCATCCTGAAGACGCTCAAGCCCGAGGAGGCCGCGCCGATCTTCGAGCGTCTCGACGAGGATCGGCAGGAGGCGCTCGTCGAAGAGCTCGGCGTCGAGGACGCCGCGCCGATCGTCTCCGAGATGTCCGCCGACGAGCGGACCGACCTCATCGAGAACCTGCCCGAGGAGGTCGGCGACAAGCTGCTCGAGAGGGTCGAGAAGTTCGACCCCGAGGCCGCCGCCGAGGTCGAGGAGCTCGCGAAATGGCCCGAGGACAGCGCCGGCGGCCTGATGACCACCGACTACGTCTCGGTGCCGCCCTCGATCACGGTCGCCGAGGCGATCGAGCGCATCCGCGAGGCCTCCGGCGACGCGGAGACGATCTATTACGTCTACGTCCTCTCGGACGACGAGCGCCTGCTCGGCATCGTGTCCTTGCGTGATCTCCTGCTCGCCACGTCGACGGATCGGATCACCGACGTGATGACGGAGAACATCTTCGCGCTGAGCCCCGAGACCGATCAGGAGGAGGTCGCGCGGAAGATGGCGAAGTACGACTTCGCCGCGATGCCCGTGGTCGGCCCGGATCGAAAGCTGCTCGGCGTGATCACGGTCGACGACGTGATGGACGTGCTCACCGAGGAGCAGACCGAGGACATGCAGCGCCTCGCGGCCGTCGAGCCGATCGAGGAGGGCTACTTCCAGACGAGCTTCTGGACCTTCATCCAGAAGCGCGCGCCCTGGCTCGCCGCGCTGCTCGTGAGCGAGTTCATCACGGGCACCGTCATGCGCCACTACGACGCCATCATCGAGGCGGTCTCGAAGCTCGCCTACTACGTGCCGATGCTGATCTCGACGGGCGGCAACACGGGCTCGCAGTCGTCGTCGCTCATCATCCGCGGCCTCGCCGTGGGCGACGTCAAGCCGATGGACTGGAAGCGCGTCTTCGTGCGCGAGGCGGGCCAGGGGCTCGTGCTCGGCCTGATGCTCGCGATCATCGGCATGACGCGTATCTACCTGTGGGGCGACGGTCTGCCGCTGATGTTCACCGTCGGCTTCACCTTGCTCTTCATCGTGATCATGGGCTGCACGGTGGGATCGATGCTGCCGCTGCTCTTGCGCAAGCTCGGCCTCGACCCGGCGACGAGCTCGACGCCCTTCATCGCGACCCTGATCGACGTGCTCGGGATCTTGATTTACCTGAATGTCGCGAAGCTCCTGCTCGCCGAGGTGATCGCGAAAGCCGCGACAGGCTCGCACTAG